A genomic stretch from Desulfotignum balticum DSM 7044 includes:
- a CDS encoding tetratricopeptide repeat protein, with protein sequence MKTIHFTMLSTAWLVLCLFSVSPAGQAGSSPACPQIEAALPADFHEAVIAAEALAEKGMYTAAAQSLSAFAKARPTPSFAYIDYDIGFFHYQAKEFKKAVPHLKKAVAQAPCFVQGHQLLADALYEAGNAGAAAPVMEKAAEMAKDPDLTFQAAVFWIAAESPKNALSLLRKLEAHNAPKSEWLVALSNVLGMLEKKKETAQAMEKAARAGNDPDLYFHAAWLWLEADQPRNALKLLETLARRKTVKTDWLLLLCNTYMTLDKPANAAETMDRAVEQDPAPENLYTGGVLWLQAEKPVKARRHLLRLTNLPEPEADWFVALAQAWAMSGDIGKAAPAMEKAFAIRQKCDHAYQAGVMRLQLNQPDKALSSLLFLEKRPAPKADWLATLSNAWVMKDDFVRAAPVMERAASISKKNTHYFRASQLWLQADKPARALPLLVLLAETPAPEAEWLVLLSNTHLLLEDVPHAAKAMERAAGISKKGKHYYRAAMLWHQAGEGPGILDKTIALLRLSVAKDPVEQRWLIDLADRLIQTRQHKEALSVMERTRLAGSGEPLALCYRGALLWLALQQPRKALPVLEFICKKPGPEYAWLASLVRLNMELARPEQAGTVLSRLLEAFPGETRAWKLAVWTAREQADYARAAAAMAVAVHLDPGDTDSLNALGRYYQMAGVPARAAAAFRKAAGPAPGPEDWDRIRDVYVSGKLYEEALEAARSAVAAAETPGRWEAVGDIAFLMHRYEDSAHAYARAADLSDTASVRLKTAYALMKQDKLAPAARLFQNILDRDKADAGLRRQASQALAYVRGIQSLMPEADQSATHVQ encoded by the coding sequence GTGAAAACCATCCATTTTACTATGTTATCAACCGCATGGCTGGTGCTGTGCCTCTTTTCCGTATCCCCTGCCGGTCAGGCCGGCAGTTCCCCGGCCTGTCCCCAGATCGAGGCCGCCCTGCCGGCCGACTTCCATGAAGCGGTCATTGCGGCGGAAGCCCTGGCCGAAAAGGGAATGTACACGGCAGCAGCCCAAAGCCTGTCTGCATTTGCCAAGGCCCGCCCCACCCCTTCCTTTGCCTATATTGACTATGACATCGGTTTTTTCCACTACCAGGCAAAGGAATTCAAAAAAGCGGTGCCCCATCTGAAAAAAGCCGTGGCCCAGGCTCCCTGCTTTGTCCAGGGGCACCAGCTTCTGGCCGATGCCCTTTACGAGGCCGGGAACGCCGGAGCAGCAGCCCCGGTGATGGAAAAGGCCGCAGAAATGGCCAAAGACCCGGACCTGACTTTCCAGGCAGCCGTATTCTGGATAGCGGCTGAATCCCCGAAAAACGCCCTGTCCCTTCTCCGGAAGCTGGAAGCACACAATGCCCCCAAATCCGAGTGGCTGGTGGCCCTGTCCAATGTTCTGGGCATGCTGGAAAAAAAGAAAGAAACCGCACAGGCCATGGAAAAGGCGGCCCGGGCAGGCAATGACCCCGACCTTTATTTTCATGCCGCCTGGCTGTGGCTGGAGGCGGACCAGCCCCGAAACGCCCTGAAGCTGCTGGAGACCCTGGCCAGGCGGAAAACCGTCAAAACCGACTGGCTCCTGCTGCTGTGCAACACCTACATGACCCTGGACAAGCCTGCAAATGCAGCCGAAACCATGGACCGGGCCGTAGAACAGGACCCTGCCCCTGAAAACCTGTACACCGGCGGGGTGCTGTGGCTCCAGGCGGAAAAACCGGTCAAGGCCCGCAGGCACCTGCTCCGGCTCACCAATCTGCCGGAACCCGAGGCGGACTGGTTTGTGGCCCTGGCCCAGGCATGGGCCATGTCCGGCGATATCGGCAAGGCAGCGCCGGCCATGGAAAAAGCCTTTGCCATCCGTCAGAAATGTGACCATGCCTATCAGGCCGGTGTGATGCGGCTGCAGCTGAACCAGCCGGACAAGGCCCTGTCTTCCCTGCTGTTTCTGGAAAAACGGCCGGCCCCGAAAGCGGACTGGCTGGCAACCCTGTCCAATGCCTGGGTTATGAAAGACGATTTTGTCCGGGCCGCCCCGGTCATGGAGCGGGCCGCATCCATCAGCAAAAAGAACACCCATTATTTCCGTGCCTCCCAGCTCTGGCTCCAGGCGGACAAACCCGCCAGGGCCCTGCCTCTTCTGGTCCTTCTGGCCGAAACACCCGCACCGGAAGCTGAATGGCTGGTGCTGTTGTCCAATACCCACCTGCTTCTGGAAGACGTCCCCCATGCAGCCAAAGCCATGGAACGTGCCGCCGGCATTTCAAAAAAAGGCAAACATTATTACCGGGCCGCCATGCTCTGGCACCAGGCCGGGGAAGGGCCCGGGATCCTGGATAAAACCATTGCCCTGCTGCGCCTCAGCGTGGCAAAGGATCCGGTGGAGCAGCGGTGGCTCATCGACCTGGCCGACCGGCTGATTCAAACCCGGCAACACAAGGAAGCGCTGTCCGTCATGGAGCGGACCCGGCTGGCAGGATCCGGGGAGCCTTTGGCACTCTGTTACCGGGGGGCCCTGTTGTGGCTGGCACTGCAGCAACCCCGGAAGGCCCTACCCGTCCTGGAATTCATCTGCAAAAAACCCGGTCCGGAATACGCATGGCTGGCATCCCTGGTACGGCTGAATATGGAACTGGCACGGCCTGAACAGGCCGGCACCGTGCTGTCCCGATTGCTGGAAGCCTTTCCCGGAGAAACCAGAGCGTGGAAGCTGGCCGTGTGGACAGCCAGGGAACAGGCTGATTATGCCCGGGCGGCCGCTGCCATGGCCGTGGCTGTTCACCTGGACCCGGGCGATACGGACAGCCTCAACGCCCTGGGCCGCTACTACCAGATGGCAGGGGTGCCGGCCCGGGCGGCCGCCGCATTCAGAAAAGCGGCCGGCCCCGCCCCCGGCCCGGAGGACTGGGACCGGATCAGGGATGTGTACGTCAGCGGAAAATTATATGAGGAGGCCCTGGAAGCGGCCCGTTCCGCGGTGGCTGCCGCAGAGACCCCGGGCCGGTGGGAGGCGGTCGGAGACATTGCCTTTCTCATGCACCGGTATGAAGACAGCGCCCATGCCTATGCCCGGGCAGCGGATCTATCGGATACCGCATCCGTCCGGCTCAAAACCGCCTATGCCCTGATGAAACAGGACAAACTGGCACCGGCGGCCCGGCTCTTCCAGAACATCCTGGACCGGGACAAAGCAGATGCCGGCCTGCGCAGGCAAGCTTCCCAGGCCCTTGCCTATGTCCGGGGCATCCAGTCCCTGATGCCGGAAGCGGACCAGTCTGCCACGCACGTGCAGTAA
- a CDS encoding TetR/AcrR family transcriptional regulator, which translates to MSTAHKRKKQPEIVRSKLIECAARIITEQGPNAVTIQAVADAAGVTKGGLLHHFKNKNQLSKAVSRYFIDQLDTELSKLMAEDPVEYGRFTRAYINTIRQDVASGQEEQWISFAFYVLSEPHLKSMYNEWMKEKQRVHHGTDSDQMLQVLRYAADGIWLEFLMGADYQKEHSALLSGLVKMTYRLEGELLSPSIKE; encoded by the coding sequence ATGTCAACAGCTCATAAACGAAAAAAACAACCTGAAATAGTCCGGAGCAAGCTTATTGAGTGTGCCGCGCGAATCATCACCGAGCAAGGCCCTAATGCTGTCACAATCCAGGCCGTCGCTGACGCGGCTGGTGTCACCAAAGGAGGACTCCTCCATCATTTCAAGAACAAGAATCAACTTAGCAAGGCTGTATCAAGGTATTTTATAGACCAACTGGATACGGAACTTAGTAAATTGATGGCTGAAGATCCCGTAGAATATGGGCGATTTACCAGGGCTTATATCAATACAATCCGGCAAGATGTTGCCTCAGGGCAGGAAGAACAGTGGATATCCTTTGCCTTCTACGTCCTATCCGAGCCACATTTAAAGTCCATGTATAACGAGTGGATGAAAGAAAAACAAAGAGTGCATCACGGCACGGATTCAGACCAAATGCTGCAAGTTCTGAGATACGCGGCCGATGGGATATGGCTTGAGTTTTTAATGGGGGCTGATTATCAAAAGGAGCACTCTGCTTTGTTATCGGGTCTTGTCAAAATGACATACCGTTTAGAGGGTGAGCTTCTTAGTCCTAGCATCAAGGAGTAA
- a CDS encoding MotA/TolQ/ExbB proton channel family protein, whose amino-acid sequence MLNTIKTPVLGILALVVLVPCFLAGYARASSTRDFHNAARAVDAEHAASGQARLATAEEIQNRRAKLARQIRDLETALSEAREKQAFGEAMLRELSGRRDALKKDISARLSRKEELEIIIRDTARNLLGRAEKSPVSAENPEYPARLKSILSEDTRPGMAELEALFEFCFRDIAASRTRNRYTGPVLDRSGETVQADITRLGHMAAVHRTGDETGYLSLSPASGRLVMSAAPPFLTKRALDRFISGETREVPIDISGGIAVQQLSRQVGWVDQLKSGGILVIPILLVGLVALVLTLERLVFLGRVRHNTDDLMTRVTDLVARGDFKGALDTTLPHRNRPTGRVLMAGLELKGQAGTVIESALSEAILKETPRLERFLTALKVSAAVAPLLGLLGTVTGMINTFQVITTHGTGDPRLMAGGISEAMVTTQAGLAVAIPVMMVAAFLGRRAHFLARDMEEKGLALMAALLKFTANGSGTKA is encoded by the coding sequence GTGCTGAACACAATTAAGACTCCCGTCCTGGGTATACTGGCCCTGGTCGTACTGGTCCCGTGCTTTTTGGCCGGGTACGCCCGGGCATCATCGACCCGGGATTTCCATAACGCGGCCCGGGCGGTGGATGCTGAACACGCCGCTTCCGGACAGGCCCGGCTGGCAACGGCAGAAGAGATACAAAACAGGCGGGCGAAACTGGCCCGGCAGATCCGGGACCTGGAAACCGCGCTTTCAGAAGCCCGGGAGAAACAGGCCTTTGGCGAGGCCATGCTCCGGGAATTGTCCGGCCGGCGGGACGCCTTGAAAAAAGATATTTCAGCCAGGCTTTCCCGGAAAGAAGAACTGGAAATCATCATACGGGATACGGCCCGGAACCTGCTGGGCAGGGCGGAAAAAAGCCCGGTCAGTGCGGAAAATCCTGAATACCCGGCAAGGTTGAAATCCATTTTGTCTGAAGATACCCGGCCGGGCATGGCAGAACTGGAAGCCCTGTTTGAATTCTGCTTCAGGGACATTGCCGCATCCAGGACCCGGAACCGGTATACCGGGCCTGTACTGGACCGGAGCGGCGAAACCGTCCAGGCGGACATCACCCGGCTGGGGCATATGGCAGCCGTCCACCGCACAGGGGATGAAACCGGTTACCTGTCCCTGTCTCCGGCTTCCGGCCGATTGGTGATGAGTGCGGCCCCGCCTTTTCTGACCAAACGGGCCCTGGACCGGTTTATTTCCGGCGAAACACGGGAGGTTCCCATTGATATTTCCGGCGGCATTGCCGTGCAGCAGCTTTCCCGGCAGGTCGGCTGGGTTGACCAACTCAAAAGCGGCGGTATCCTGGTGATTCCCATCCTCCTGGTGGGGCTGGTAGCCCTGGTGCTGACCCTGGAGCGGCTGGTTTTCCTGGGCCGGGTTCGCCACAACACCGACGACCTCATGACCCGGGTCACGGATCTTGTGGCCCGGGGGGATTTCAAAGGGGCACTGGACACCACACTGCCCCACCGGAACCGGCCCACCGGCCGGGTACTCATGGCCGGGCTGGAGCTGAAGGGACAGGCCGGCACCGTTATTGAAAGCGCCCTGTCCGAGGCCATCTTAAAGGAAACCCCGAGGCTGGAACGGTTTCTCACCGCCCTCAAGGTATCTGCGGCCGTGGCCCCGCTTCTGGGACTGCTGGGTACCGTCACCGGCATGATCAATACCTTCCAGGTAATCACCACCCACGGCACAGGTGATCCCCGGCTCATGGCCGGCGGTATCAGTGAAGCCATGGTGACCACCCAGGCCGGTCTGGCCGTGGCCATCCCCGTGATGATGGTGGCTGCCTTTCTGGGAAGACGGGCCCATTTCCTGGCCCGGGATATGGAAGAAAAGGGCCTGGCCCTCATGGCCGCCCTGCTCAAATTCACGGCCAACGGCTCCGGCACAAAGGCCTGA
- a CDS encoding energy transducer TonB, translated as MDMALSSKTGFFRQGMLLATGFLLGMAVLALMHHTSAKHRDFLARHVCLIAQVPEPFMEPPAQAHEPPPEPPPPPEPKIDTPPPELPELPPPELSELPPPDRLAPEPMDLASVKPQIPGFETPSLTPVSVKGVAVRPGPARFKRDFAKAPVPGKLARPTAPVKAPPPKIRFNSDELDRQPERISLVNPVYPYRAKRLGIRGNVAVRFLVDRSGAVRELAILEADPPDIFNETVMKTLEKWKFKPGSKDGKDVETWITTSIRFELE; from the coding sequence ATGGATATGGCCCTGTCGTCAAAAACCGGCTTTTTCCGCCAGGGGATGCTGCTGGCCACAGGCTTTCTTCTGGGCATGGCGGTTCTGGCGCTCATGCACCATACCTCCGCTAAACACCGGGATTTTCTGGCCCGGCATGTCTGCCTGATCGCCCAGGTACCTGAACCGTTTATGGAACCACCGGCACAGGCACATGAGCCGCCGCCGGAACCGCCCCCGCCGCCGGAACCAAAAATCGATACGCCGCCGCCGGAGCTGCCGGAATTACCGCCGCCCGAACTGTCCGAGCTCCCGCCCCCGGACCGGCTGGCCCCGGAACCCATGGACCTTGCGTCTGTAAAGCCACAAATACCGGGCTTTGAAACCCCGTCCCTCACCCCGGTATCGGTAAAAGGCGTGGCAGTTCGTCCCGGGCCGGCCAGGTTCAAGCGGGACTTTGCCAAGGCTCCCGTACCCGGGAAACTGGCCCGGCCCACCGCTCCTGTCAAGGCACCCCCGCCGAAGATCCGCTTCAATTCAGATGAACTGGACCGGCAGCCCGAACGGATCTCCCTGGTCAACCCGGTTTACCCCTACCGGGCCAAACGCCTGGGCATCCGGGGGAATGTGGCAGTCAGGTTTTTGGTGGACCGATCCGGGGCTGTCCGGGAATTGGCCATCCTGGAGGCGGATCCCCCGGATATTTTTAACGAGACTGTCATGAAAACCCTGGAAAAATGGAAATTCAAACCAGGCAGTAAAGACGGCAAAGATGTGGAAACATGGATCACAACCAGTATCCGGTTCGAGCTGGAATAA
- a CDS encoding MotA/TolQ/ExbB proton channel family protein yields MEPLIWIWEILETGGPVMLPIVIVSVWMWILIILKADWILRVRRNSLPVKQALEILESKEGRVPRIACPKAGILAFFLDRHFRECRVMTGEPDRLFFEVAVRRQTRTFYRHISTIMVLAAAAPLLGLLGTVTGMVETFRVIGLFGTGNAQAMASGIKEALITTQAGLLVAIPGLLAGQVMRRRVRAIHQEVLIFQRVVTQWLEKEWRKCTE; encoded by the coding sequence ATGGAACCTCTGATATGGATATGGGAAATCCTGGAGACCGGGGGACCGGTGATGCTGCCCATCGTTATTGTATCGGTCTGGATGTGGATACTCATCATCCTCAAGGCCGACTGGATATTGCGGGTCCGGCGCAACAGCCTGCCGGTGAAGCAGGCCCTGGAAATTCTGGAATCAAAGGAGGGCCGGGTACCCAGGATCGCTTGTCCCAAGGCCGGGATACTGGCCTTTTTCCTGGACCGGCACTTCAGGGAATGCCGTGTCATGACCGGAGAGCCGGACCGCCTGTTTTTCGAGGTGGCGGTGCGGCGCCAGACCCGGACCTTTTACCGCCACATTTCCACCATCATGGTTCTTGCGGCGGCAGCCCCGCTCCTGGGGCTTCTGGGCACCGTCACCGGCATGGTGGAGACCTTCCGGGTCATCGGCCTTTTCGGCACGGGCAATGCCCAGGCCATGGCATCGGGCATCAAAGAAGCCCTGATCACCACCCAGGCCGGCCTGCTGGTGGCCATCCCCGGCCTGCTGGCCGGCCAGGTCATGCGGCGGCGGGTACGGGCCATCCATCAGGAAGTCCTGATCTTTCAACGGGTCGTTACCCAATGGCTTGAAAAGGAATGGCGCAAATGCACAGAATAG
- a CDS encoding ExbD/TolR family protein, producing MHRIGSRNGPDGPISDDDMEINMMPLIDMIFILLIFFLVTASFVRESGVEVNRPEAVTAQSREAVGMVVGITPDGRIFIDSQETDLRQVRGLVEIFLMENADGGVIIDADGACPTARTVAVLDQCRLAGARNVAVSATRPGE from the coding sequence ATGCACAGAATAGGCAGCAGAAACGGTCCGGACGGCCCCATTTCAGACGATGATATGGAAATCAACATGATGCCTTTGATCGACATGATATTCATCCTGCTCATCTTTTTTCTGGTGACGGCCAGCTTTGTCCGGGAATCCGGGGTGGAGGTGAACCGACCCGAGGCGGTCACGGCCCAGTCCAGGGAAGCCGTAGGCATGGTGGTGGGGATCACCCCGGACGGCAGGATCTTTATTGACAGCCAGGAGACCGACCTGCGGCAGGTCCGGGGCCTTGTGGAAATTTTTCTCATGGAAAACGCGGACGGCGGGGTGATCATCGATGCGGACGGGGCGTGCCCCACGGCCCGGACGGTGGCGGTGCTCGACCAGTGCCGGCTGGCAGGGGCCCGGAATGTGGCCGTCTCCGCGACCCGGCCGGGGGAATGA
- a CDS encoding MATE family efflux transporter: MKSNLDNRYLLERGPISRVFLKYSLPSVVTMVFFGVQTLVDGVVVGNHLGPDALGGINIIMPLCSFIMVLALIISIGSQVLVSMELGRRNLDKAQDAMSTGFRALAGISLILTVFLLLLAEPLAKLMGADERLLPFSLAYFKGLVPFILPLTLCFYSDVMLKALGHPRFSMIIMSLSVVINVLLTFCFVIGLGWGNTGASVATGVAFTIGLLISGSITFNPKQRLSMLKGRFHMPLLRRAVYNGSSEGVSEMASAVSILIINLTVVRILGADGVAAFTAINYINFTGILLFLGISDGLIPVLSYNYGAGNYQRVKRLFRFTAMINMGIGVMLFTVLQVFGGHAVLLFFDGSESQAFQISVDGLHLFAFVFLVNGLNVLIVAYFTALGQAKISIIISAARGLVFVLIGVTVLPIFMGIAGVWAAIPLAELLTLGVALMLIYRTHNKLF, translated from the coding sequence ATGAAAAGCAATTTAGACAACAGGTATCTATTAGAACGTGGCCCGATCAGCAGGGTCTTTCTGAAGTACTCGCTACCAAGCGTCGTCACGATGGTGTTTTTTGGCGTGCAGACCCTGGTAGACGGCGTAGTGGTGGGAAACCATCTGGGGCCGGACGCTTTGGGAGGAATCAACATCATAATGCCGCTGTGCAGCTTCATCATGGTGTTGGCCCTGATCATCAGTATCGGAAGCCAGGTTCTGGTCAGTATGGAGCTGGGGCGCAGAAACTTAGACAAGGCCCAGGATGCGATGTCTACCGGCTTCCGAGCGTTGGCTGGAATCAGCTTGATTCTCACGGTGTTTCTGCTACTGCTCGCTGAGCCGCTGGCCAAACTGATGGGTGCTGACGAGCGGCTGCTGCCATTCTCCCTTGCCTACTTTAAAGGGCTGGTGCCGTTCATCTTGCCACTGACCCTATGCTTTTATTCCGACGTCATGTTGAAGGCATTAGGGCATCCCAGGTTTTCGATGATCATCATGTCGCTGAGCGTGGTGATCAATGTGTTGCTGACCTTTTGCTTCGTGATCGGGCTGGGCTGGGGCAATACTGGGGCGAGCGTGGCCACCGGTGTCGCTTTCACCATCGGGTTGCTGATTTCCGGCAGTATTACCTTCAATCCCAAACAGCGGCTGTCGATGTTAAAGGGTCGTTTTCACATGCCGCTCTTGCGACGTGCCGTTTACAACGGCTCATCCGAAGGCGTTTCGGAAATGGCCTCCGCAGTCAGCATCCTGATCATCAACCTCACCGTAGTTCGCATCTTGGGGGCCGACGGTGTGGCCGCTTTCACTGCCATCAACTATATCAACTTCACGGGTATATTGCTGTTCCTTGGTATTTCGGATGGCCTGATTCCGGTGCTGAGCTACAATTACGGAGCCGGAAACTACCAGCGGGTCAAGCGGTTATTTCGTTTTACCGCAATGATCAACATGGGCATCGGGGTTATGTTGTTCACCGTGCTGCAGGTGTTTGGGGGGCATGCGGTCCTGTTGTTCTTCGACGGCAGCGAAAGCCAGGCATTCCAGATCTCAGTTGACGGCTTGCACCTCTTCGCTTTCGTATTTCTTGTCAACGGACTCAACGTGCTGATCGTCGCCTACTTTACCGCACTGGGCCAAGCGAAGATTTCAATCATCATTTCCGCGGCGCGCGGGTTGGTATTCGTGCTGATCGGCGTCACCGTGTTGCCGATATTTATGGGCATTGCTGGTGTGTGGGCAGCAATCCCGCTGGCGGAGTTGCTGACACTGGGAGTTGCACTCATGCTGATTTATAGAACACACAATAAATTGTTTTGA
- a CDS encoding metal-dependent transcriptional regulator → MEKTIPLSENIEDYLETILALQTLNTVARSKDIAERLDIKRGSVTGMLKKLAAQKLINYEPYGYVTLTPKGEKIAKKIEYRHVVLKDFLFRILEVDETSADETACRMEHAMDSQSFRKFVAFIATLDACPYRKESLD, encoded by the coding sequence ATGGAAAAAACCATCCCCCTTTCCGAGAATATTGAAGATTACCTGGAAACCATCCTGGCACTGCAAACTCTCAATACCGTGGCCCGGTCCAAAGACATTGCGGAAAGACTGGATATCAAGCGGGGGTCTGTCACCGGTATGCTCAAAAAACTGGCGGCCCAGAAACTGATCAATTATGAACCCTACGGCTATGTCACTCTGACCCCGAAAGGAGAAAAAATCGCGAAAAAGATTGAATACCGCCATGTAGTACTCAAAGATTTTTTATTCAGGATCCTGGAAGTGGATGAAACAAGCGCCGACGAAACCGCCTGCCGGATGGAACATGCCATGGACAGCCAGTCGTTCAGAAAATTTGTGGCATTCATCGCCACGCTGGATGCCTGTCCTTACCGGAAAGAATCTCTGGACTGA
- a CDS encoding Druantia anti-phage system protein DruA has translation MVTKASSSLWNEYIERYHYLGYTPLPGAQLRYFIRAGEQIVALTGFGAAAWQTASKDRFIGWNHDQRKKNLYLIVNNAKFLILPWVQSKNMASKILSLTTRHLPGDWETRYNVRPVLMETFVQKDRFAGTSYRAVNWILCGETKGRGKLGIAGKISVPIKDVWVYLLEKRFKYLLKNS, from the coding sequence ATGGTCACCAAAGCTTCCTCGTCTTTGTGGAATGAATACATAGAACGGTATCATTATTTGGGATATACTCCTTTACCAGGTGCTCAGCTCAGATATTTCATCAGGGCGGGAGAACAAATTGTCGCACTGACGGGTTTTGGTGCTGCAGCATGGCAGACCGCATCAAAAGATAGATTTATCGGGTGGAATCATGATCAAAGAAAGAAAAATCTATACTTGATTGTCAATAACGCCAAGTTTCTTATTTTACCTTGGGTTCAATCAAAAAACATGGCATCAAAAATTCTATCTTTAACAACACGTCATCTCCCGGGTGATTGGGAAACAAGGTATAATGTAAGACCCGTTCTTATGGAGACTTTTGTGCAAAAAGATCGATTTGCAGGCACATCTTACAGGGCTGTCAATTGGATATTGTGTGGAGAAACCAAAGGCCGGGGAAAACTTGGAATTGCCGGCAAAATAAGTGTGCCCATTAAAGATGTGTGGGTGTATCTTCTTGAGAAAAGATTCAAATATTTACTGAAAAATAGCTGA
- a CDS encoding AMP-binding protein: protein MNNFLYKKSIRQTLITDLFQEYAKSAPDRRAFTWLEDGEKEAGHLSFKMLDMEAKSIANQLKNGDSTAPKRALLLYPQGLDFIIAFMGCLYAGVVAVPINFLDPKRFVRNFERFQVIVKDSQADTVLTTSQVIKNIVRDSEPEIWGSY from the coding sequence ATGAATAATTTTTTATATAAAAAATCCATCAGACAGACGCTTATTACTGATTTGTTCCAAGAATATGCAAAGTCAGCCCCTGATCGCCGAGCTTTCACCTGGCTGGAAGACGGAGAAAAAGAGGCCGGCCATTTAAGTTTCAAAATGCTTGATATGGAAGCAAAGTCCATTGCTAACCAGCTTAAAAACGGGGATTCGACTGCGCCTAAACGTGCATTGCTGCTTTATCCCCAGGGTCTTGATTTTATCATTGCCTTTATGGGGTGTTTGTATGCAGGCGTTGTTGCCGTACCTATCAACTTCCTTGACCCAAAACGTTTTGTCAGAAATTTTGAACGGTTTCAGGTAATTGTAAAAGATTCACAAGCCGATACGGTACTTACCACATCCCAGGTGATTAAGAATATCGTCAGGGATTCCGAACCGGAGATTTGGGGTTCATATTGA
- a CDS encoding transcription termination/antitermination NusG family protein has protein sequence MLEKKVTRTSGLKIDHSPTDYHNWYAIQTTTGYEKKLVSTLKALLTEIQLYLPSRKVIHKLKGIQHVKELPLFPGYIFLYKEIAKSLKALDKAESRLIANPVKANGKYLEANKEEMRFLFEIAGKDGVIELSKGMVTEGEEIQIINGPLKQLKGRILFIDTRKNKAKVRIKFMNRLIDVSLGLEIISRSLPNVQ, from the coding sequence ATGTTGGAAAAAAAAGTTACCCGCACAAGTGGACTAAAAATCGATCATTCCCCTACCGATTACCATAACTGGTATGCCATACAGACCACCACCGGATATGAAAAAAAACTGGTTTCAACCCTTAAAGCTCTCTTGACAGAAATTCAGCTCTACCTTCCTTCCCGAAAAGTCATTCATAAACTGAAAGGGATACAACATGTTAAAGAACTGCCGCTGTTTCCAGGGTATATCTTTCTTTATAAGGAAATTGCAAAATCATTGAAGGCTCTCGATAAAGCCGAATCCAGGCTCATTGCCAATCCTGTGAAGGCCAATGGAAAATATCTGGAGGCCAATAAAGAGGAAATGAGATTTCTTTTTGAAATCGCAGGAAAAGATGGGGTCATCGAGTTATCCAAAGGGATGGTCACGGAGGGTGAAGAGATTCAGATCATCAATGGGCCGTTGAAACAGCTTAAGGGCAGAATTCTTTTTATTGACACGAGAAAGAACAAGGCAAAAGTAAGAATTAAGTTCATGAATCGCCTGATCGACGTATCCCTTGGCCTTGAAATCATATCCCGCTCGCTTCCCAACGTCCAATAA
- a CDS encoding efflux RND transporter permease subunit, giving the protein MFAFLVWMPLFSDQRRYRAIVQVRQAELKARLSTVPGAEINLFTPPAIEGLGISDGMDIHLQATGDDDPLELQAVLNNFLAELNMAPEIMYAFSGYSSSTPHHRLQLADARASRL; this is encoded by the coding sequence ATGTTTGCATTTTTAGTTTGGATGCCTCTATTCAGTGACCAGAGGAGATACCGGGCAATCGTACAGGTACGCCAGGCCGAACTGAAGGCACGCCTCTCGACGGTGCCGGGGGCTGAGATCAACCTGTTTACACCTCCGGCTATTGAAGGGTTGGGCATCAGTGATGGAATGGATATTCACCTGCAGGCTACCGGAGATGATGATCCGCTTGAACTGCAGGCGGTGTTGAACAACTTTCTGGCGGAGCTCAACATGGCACCGGAAATTATGTACGCCTTCAGTGGATATTCATCCAGTACACCACACCACCGGTTACAACTGGCGGACGCTCGTGCCTCGCGCCTCTAA